From a single Fusobacterium pseudoperiodonticum genomic region:
- a CDS encoding radical SAM/SPASM domain-containing protein produces the protein MTSIKLFEKGTNINLIVKTVGNSCNIECSYCFEKIKNVKESEIKPIDLEKILDSIPITCSLVFHGGEPFLIGYKKFAELLDIVKKYYPEKIISVKIQTNGILLDDQWINLIYKEYKDLNIEIAISLDGTEKMNAYRIDKKGRNTFQSVIDAFKLLNEYGISAGILSVITRTSLTEVENYLQLINLIPNIKFVKMNGLFNIINNQLTYNSILPSEYAKFIYNVACKYIETGLYKRVAIEPILSIIQNINGYKSKYCNYSDRKCFNYLSVYPDGKIGPCDCLSIDDFFIGNIQDLNKNQNINDYVDNYLVKEDTNSLKKIIESCKECDINEFCKGGCLSQRFYFRNNKYLLLDFCKSKHYLYNKFKIYRIRGENNDKL, from the coding sequence ATGACAAGTATAAAACTATTTGAAAAAGGAACCAACATTAATCTTATAGTAAAAACTGTAGGAAATTCTTGTAATATTGAGTGTTCTTATTGTTTTGAAAAAATAAAGAATGTAAAAGAATCTGAAATTAAGCCTATTGATTTAGAAAAAATATTAGACAGTATTCCGATAACATGCTCATTAGTTTTTCATGGTGGTGAGCCTTTTTTAATTGGATATAAAAAATTTGCAGAATTATTAGATATTGTTAAAAAATACTATCCTGAGAAAATAATATCTGTTAAAATTCAAACAAATGGAATACTATTAGATGATCAATGGATAAATCTTATATATAAAGAGTATAAAGATTTAAATATAGAAATTGCTATTAGCCTAGACGGTACAGAAAAGATGAATGCATATAGAATTGATAAAAAAGGAAGAAACACTTTTCAGTCAGTTATAGATGCTTTCAAATTACTTAATGAATATGGAATATCTGCTGGCATATTGAGCGTTATAACAAGAACATCACTTACAGAAGTAGAAAATTATTTGCAATTGATAAATTTGATACCAAATATAAAATTTGTAAAAATGAATGGATTATTTAATATAATCAATAATCAGTTAACTTATAACAGTATACTTCCAAGTGAATATGCTAAATTCATTTATAATGTTGCATGTAAATATATAGAAACTGGATTATATAAAAGAGTTGCAATAGAACCAATACTCAGTATTATTCAAAATATTAATGGATATAAGTCAAAATATTGTAACTATTCTGACAGAAAGTGTTTTAACTACTTAAGTGTTTATCCAGATGGGAAAATTGGTCCATGTGATTGTTTGTCAATTGATGATTTTTTTATTGGAAATATCCAAGATTTAAATAAAAATCAAAATATTAATGACTATGTAGATAATTATTTAGTAAAAGAAGATACAAATTCCCTAAAAAAGATAATAGAATCTTGCAAAGAGTGTGATATTAATGAATTTTGTAAAGGAGGATGTCTTTCACAAAGATTTTATTTTAGAAATAATAAATATCTACTCTTAGATTTTTGTAAGTCAAAACATTATTTATATAACAAATTTAAAATATATAGGATACGAGGGGAAAATAATGATAAATTATAG